From a region of the Pan paniscus chromosome 19, NHGRI_mPanPan1-v2.0_pri, whole genome shotgun sequence genome:
- the TMEM98 gene encoding transmembrane protein 98 — METVVIVAIGVLATIFLASFAALVLVCRQRYCRPRDLLQRYDSKPIVDLIGAMETQSEPSELELDDVVITNPHIEAILENEDWVEDASGLMSHCIAILKICHTLTEKLVAMTMGSGAKMKTSASVSDIIVVAKRISPRVDDVVKSMYPPLDPKLLDARTTALLLSVSHLVLVTRNACHLTGGLDWIDQSLSAAEEHLEVLREAALASEPDKGLPGPEGFLQEQSAI, encoded by the exons ATGGAGACTGTGGTGATTGTTGCCATAGGTGTGCTGGCCACCATCTTTCTGGCTTCGTTTGCAGCCTTGGTGCTGGTTTGCAGGCAGCGCTACTGCCGGCCGCGAGACCTGCTGCAGCGCTATGATTCTAA GCCCATTGTGGACCTCATTGGTGCCATGGAGACCCAGTCTGAGCCCTCTGAGTTAGAACTGGACGATGTCGTTATCACCAACCCACACATTGAGGCCATTCTGGAGAATGAAGACTGGGTCGAAGATGCCTC GGGTCTCATGTCCCACTGCATTGCCATCTTGAAG ATTTGTCACACTCTGACAGAGAAGCTTGTTGCCATGACAATGGGCTCTGGGGCCAAGATGAAGACTTCAGCCAGTGTCAGCGACATCATTGTGGTGGCCAAGCGGATCAGCCCCAG GGTGGATGATGTTGTGAAGTCGATGTACCCTCCGTTGGACCCCAAACTCCTGGACGCACG gaCGACTGCCCTGCTCCTGTCTGTCAGTCACCTGGTGCTGGTGACAAGGAATGCCTGCCATCTGACGGGAGGCCTGGACTGGATTGACCAGTCTCTGTCGGCTGCTGAGGAGCATTTGGAAGTCCTTCGAGAAGCAGCCCTAGCTTCTGAGCCAGATAAAGGCCTCCCAGGCCCCGAAGgcttcctgcaggagcagtctgcaATTTAG